In Natronomonas halophila, one DNA window encodes the following:
- a CDS encoding proline-rich domain-containing protein yields the protein MSSNTKLAAMALSALLVLSVVGPGVAMAQTQDSSGNLSVDVTQDGENVVVTVTDEDGPVEGADVTVTQGDAVADDDEEEDDTDENETEDDTNTTSEDTNTTETATSDDENNTSDGDNETYTDTETSTEDANLQMDNETETEDAETEEESDSDNETEDEDYTYSGTGAYTTGSDGTVTLPAPEQGVRLTITAEDGNESATTTITLTGSENNVVPFGQQVSSFVQQLVKGNNTTNIGQQVSEFVREHNPGNAPESAGPPEHAGPSDNKTQGPPENKTQGPPEDVGPDGERGPADNKTQGPPADAGPDAEDEETEETEEEDDTDGGPGNGNGNGPNN from the coding sequence ATGAGTTCGAATACAAAACTCGCGGCAATGGCGCTGTCGGCGCTGCTGGTCCTTTCGGTCGTCGGACCCGGCGTCGCAATGGCGCAGACACAGGACAGCTCAGGGAATCTGAGCGTCGACGTGACACAGGACGGCGAGAACGTCGTCGTGACCGTCACGGACGAAGACGGGCCCGTCGAGGGCGCGGACGTGACGGTGACGCAGGGCGACGCCGTCGCTGATGACGACGAGGAAGAAGACGACACCGACGAAAACGAAACCGAGGACGACACGAACACGACGTCCGAGGACACGAATACCACCGAGACCGCCACCTCGGACGACGAGAACAATACCTCGGACGGCGACAACGAGACGTACACGGACACGGAAACCTCGACGGAGGACGCGAACCTCCAGATGGACAACGAGACCGAAACGGAGGATGCAGAAACTGAAGAGGAATCCGACTCCGACAACGAAACCGAAGACGAGGACTACACCTACAGTGGTACGGGCGCGTACACGACCGGCTCGGACGGGACAGTAACGCTCCCGGCCCCCGAACAGGGCGTCCGCCTGACCATCACCGCCGAGGACGGCAACGAGTCAGCAACGACGACGATTACGCTGACGGGCTCCGAGAACAACGTCGTGCCGTTCGGGCAGCAGGTTTCATCCTTCGTCCAGCAGCTCGTGAAGGGCAACAACACGACGAACATCGGCCAGCAGGTCTCGGAGTTCGTCCGCGAGCACAACCCGGGTAACGCGCCGGAAAGCGCCGGCCCGCCGGAACACGCCGGTCCGTCCGACAACAAGACGCAGGGCCCGCCCGAAAACAAGACCCAAGGTCCGCCCGAAGACGTCGGACCTGACGGCGAACGTGGCCCAGCCGACAACAAGACGCAGGGCCCGCCCGCCGATGCCGGACCTGACGCCGAAGACGAGGAAACCGAAGAAACCGAGGAAGAAGACGATACTGACGGCGGTCCCGGCAACGGTAACGGCAACGGCCCTAACAACTAA
- a CDS encoding adenosylhomocysteinase, whose amino-acid sequence MSHPTITEQLDDPEESRASGRKKIEWARQHMPIMTSLAEEFAAEQPLAGETVAMAMHVEAKTAVLTEVLAEGGAEVAITGCNPLSTHDDVSAALDEHDNITSYAKHDVDDEEYYSAIEATIGHDPTITVDDGGDLVMAIHEDYPELIDSIVGGCEETTTGVHRLRSMDEDGELKYPMFAVNDTPMKRLFDNVHGTGEATLSNIAMTTNLSFASKNIVVAGYGYCGRGVAKKAVGQNANVIITEIEPRRALEAHMEGYEVCSMDEAAAKGDIFVTTTGNRDVITEEHFEKMKDGVVLANSGHFNVEINLEDLDSLADSRQEVRDGIEEFRLPDGRRINVLADGRLVNLASPVAMGHPAEVMDQSFGVQAVCVREMVENSDDYGPGVHDVPDDLDKEVAEIKLAAEGIDIDEPTDEQIQYMESWQHGT is encoded by the coding sequence ATGAGCCACCCGACGATTACCGAACAACTCGACGACCCGGAAGAATCCCGGGCGTCGGGCCGAAAGAAGATCGAATGGGCCCGCCAGCATATGCCCATCATGACCTCGCTGGCCGAGGAGTTCGCCGCCGAGCAACCCCTCGCAGGCGAGACGGTTGCGATGGCGATGCACGTCGAAGCCAAGACCGCAGTCCTGACCGAAGTCCTCGCGGAGGGCGGCGCGGAAGTCGCCATCACCGGCTGTAACCCGCTGTCGACCCACGACGACGTCAGCGCCGCGCTCGACGAACACGACAACATCACCTCCTACGCGAAACACGACGTCGACGACGAGGAGTATTACAGCGCCATCGAGGCGACTATCGGCCACGACCCGACGATTACGGTCGACGACGGCGGCGACCTCGTGATGGCCATCCACGAGGACTACCCCGAACTCATCGACTCCATCGTCGGCGGCTGTGAGGAGACGACCACGGGCGTCCACCGCCTGCGCTCGATGGACGAGGACGGCGAGTTGAAGTACCCGATGTTCGCCGTCAACGACACGCCGATGAAACGGCTCTTCGACAACGTCCACGGCACCGGCGAGGCCACGCTGTCGAACATCGCCATGACGACGAACCTCTCCTTTGCGAGCAAGAACATCGTCGTCGCCGGCTACGGCTACTGCGGCCGCGGCGTCGCCAAGAAGGCCGTCGGACAGAACGCCAACGTCATCATCACCGAAATCGAGCCCCGTCGCGCGCTCGAGGCCCACATGGAGGGCTACGAGGTCTGCTCGATGGACGAAGCCGCCGCAAAGGGCGACATCTTCGTGACGACGACGGGCAACCGGGACGTCATCACCGAAGAGCACTTCGAGAAGATGAAGGACGGCGTCGTGCTGGCGAACTCCGGGCACTTCAACGTCGAAATCAACCTCGAAGACCTCGATTCGCTGGCCGACTCCCGGCAGGAAGTACGGGACGGCATCGAGGAGTTCCGCCTGCCCGACGGCCGCCGCATCAACGTGCTGGCCGACGGCCGCCTCGTCAACCTCGCCTCCCCTGTCGCGATGGGCCACCCCGCCGAAGTGATGGACCAGAGCTTCGGCGTGCAGGCCGTCTGCGTGCGCGAGATGGTGGAGAACAGCGACGACTACGGCCCCGGCGTCCACGACGTGCCCGACGACCTCGACAAGGAGGTCGCCGAAATCAAACTCGCCGCCGAGGGCATCGACATCGACGAGCCGACCGACGAGCAGATTCAGTACATGGAAAGCTGGCAGCACGGGACATAG
- the hisG gene encoding ATP phosphoribosyltransferase: protein MRIAVPNKGRLHEPALDLLERAGLHVQDGADRKLYADTVDPDVSLLFARAADIPEYVADGAAALGVTGLDQAKESDVDLVDLLDLKFGSCRLVLASPEEGGVESPQELTGGTVATEFPSITEAYFEDLGFQPDIVEVSGATELTPHVDIADAIVDITSTGTTLRMNRLEVIDEVLESSVRLFAHPDVADDPKVEQVRTAFQSVLDAEGKRYLMMNVPTDALDDVREVIPGMGGPTVMDVAGDDDGEETVAVHVVVDERKVFEVVPELKQAGASDILVTEIERLVP from the coding sequence ATGCGCATCGCCGTGCCCAACAAGGGGCGCCTTCACGAGCCAGCACTCGATTTGCTCGAACGCGCCGGCCTGCACGTTCAGGACGGCGCCGACCGGAAACTCTACGCCGACACCGTCGACCCCGACGTGTCACTGCTTTTCGCCCGCGCTGCGGACATCCCCGAATACGTCGCCGACGGCGCCGCCGCCCTCGGCGTGACCGGCCTCGACCAGGCCAAGGAATCCGACGTCGACCTCGTTGACCTGCTCGACCTGAAGTTCGGGAGTTGTCGCCTCGTCCTCGCCTCGCCCGAGGAGGGCGGCGTCGAGAGCCCACAGGAACTCACCGGCGGCACCGTCGCCACCGAGTTCCCGTCGATTACGGAGGCCTACTTCGAGGACCTTGGTTTCCAGCCCGATATCGTCGAGGTGTCGGGGGCGACCGAACTGACCCCGCACGTTGACATCGCCGACGCCATCGTCGATATCACCTCGACGGGGACGACCCTCCGGATGAACCGGCTCGAAGTCATCGACGAGGTGCTGGAGTCGTCGGTGCGTCTCTTCGCCCACCCCGACGTCGCCGACGACCCGAAGGTCGAGCAGGTCCGAACCGCCTTCCAGTCGGTGCTGGACGCCGAGGGCAAACGCTACCTGATGATGAACGTCCCGACCGACGCCCTCGATGACGTCCGGGAGGTCATCCCGGGGATGGGCGGGCCGACGGTCATGGACGTCGCTGGCGACGATGACGGCGAGGAAACCGTCGCGGTCCACGTCGTCGTCGACGAGCGGAAGGTCTTCGAGGTGGTGCCGGAACTGAAGCAGGCCGGCGCCAGCGACATTCTCGTTACCGAAATCGAACGACTGGTTCCCTGA
- a CDS encoding DEAD/DEAH box helicase, translating into MATSAGAVEEFVPEFAEAFPFESFNRMQREALPAILDTDDNVVVSAPTASGKTALAELAICRTLRNDGTALFLAPLRALTNEKEDEWDRFEELGYSVYVVTGERDLNPRKAERADILVMTPEKADSATRKHDSPRYSFINDVDCCVIDEVHLLDSDRRGAVLEVTISRLRRLCDTRVVALSATMQNVEDVANWLDAPPEATFEFGDDYRPVPLSAGVETYAHGDNAFADKYRRLYRALDLAQPHIEDGGQALVFVASRQDTVRAAEKARDVIAERDIEIGSRGDYDFHTDAKELNNDTLRQSVVDGVGFHHAGLSREDKNRVEQWFREGKIQLLFSTSTLAWGVNLPARCVVIRDTKLHDPLEGEVDMSPLDILQMLGRAGRPGYDDAGYAYVVCDGSDADKYRQLLRDGKPIESRLAEELDSHLNAEIALGVVDDIEDVMDWLETTFYYTRAQSAPDKYDAADALRDRVSATLERLVEGGFVDQSGLEIEPTGLGKLTSQFYLRLDTAEGFYRLCERAANDDTPELDESAVLRTVADAGEFDSVSARRDERETFGAVLGNEGDDLDAGNRKVLAILRAGMDGTTPGELQSDAWVIRQNALRMLAALRAFCERFASPRDANLVRRIEARVEHGISADAVGLTAIEGVGKGRAQKLASEGLETPADVREAGVDGLVSAGLSEGLAERVIQQAESLPALSFEWSGVPDSIPKGENTMAELTVRNAGDGEPAGVRVTVNGVEMSEETRYLGETTLPVGVFGGDAEELTYEVEVAFSELPLVPITDSRTVSVE; encoded by the coding sequence GTGGCTACTTCCGCCGGCGCCGTCGAGGAGTTCGTCCCCGAGTTCGCCGAAGCGTTCCCCTTCGAGTCGTTCAACCGGATGCAGCGGGAGGCGCTGCCGGCGATACTCGACACCGACGACAACGTCGTCGTCAGCGCCCCAACGGCCAGCGGCAAGACGGCACTCGCCGAACTCGCCATCTGCCGGACGCTCCGCAACGACGGCACCGCGCTGTTTCTCGCCCCGCTACGCGCGCTGACAAACGAGAAGGAAGACGAGTGGGACCGCTTCGAGGAGTTAGGCTATTCGGTCTACGTCGTCACCGGGGAGCGCGACCTCAACCCCCGGAAGGCCGAACGCGCCGACATCCTCGTGATGACACCCGAGAAGGCCGATTCGGCGACGCGGAAACACGACTCGCCGCGGTATTCCTTTATAAATGACGTGGACTGCTGTGTCATCGACGAGGTCCACCTGCTGGATTCGGACCGTCGCGGGGCTGTCCTCGAGGTGACCATCTCCCGCCTGCGACGGCTCTGTGACACCCGCGTGGTCGCGCTGTCGGCGACGATGCAGAACGTCGAGGACGTCGCGAACTGGCTGGACGCCCCGCCCGAAGCGACCTTCGAGTTCGGCGACGACTACCGCCCCGTCCCGCTTTCGGCGGGCGTCGAGACCTACGCCCACGGCGACAACGCCTTCGCCGACAAGTACCGGCGCCTCTACCGGGCGCTCGATTTGGCCCAACCCCACATCGAGGACGGCGGACAAGCCCTCGTCTTCGTCGCCTCCCGGCAGGACACCGTGCGCGCGGCCGAGAAGGCCCGGGACGTCATCGCCGAACGCGATATCGAAATCGGCTCCCGGGGCGACTACGATTTCCACACCGACGCCAAAGAACTGAACAACGACACGCTCCGGCAGTCGGTCGTCGACGGCGTCGGCTTCCATCACGCCGGCCTCTCCCGGGAGGACAAGAACCGCGTCGAGCAGTGGTTCCGTGAAGGGAAGATACAGTTGCTCTTCTCGACGTCGACGCTCGCGTGGGGCGTCAACCTTCCCGCCCGGTGTGTCGTCATCCGGGATACGAAGCTCCACGACCCCCTGGAGGGCGAGGTGGACATGAGCCCCCTCGATATCCTCCAGATGCTCGGGCGTGCGGGCCGGCCGGGCTACGACGACGCAGGCTACGCCTACGTCGTCTGTGACGGCTCGGATGCCGACAAGTACCGACAACTGCTTCGGGACGGCAAGCCCATCGAGTCGCGACTGGCCGAGGAACTGGACTCGCATCTCAACGCCGAAATCGCGCTTGGCGTCGTCGACGACATCGAGGACGTGATGGACTGGCTTGAGACGACCTTCTACTACACGCGCGCCCAGAGCGCGCCCGACAAGTACGACGCCGCCGACGCCCTCCGAGACCGCGTTTCGGCGACGCTGGAACGACTCGTCGAGGGTGGCTTTGTCGACCAGTCCGGTCTCGAAATCGAACCGACCGGCCTCGGGAAACTCACCTCGCAGTTCTATCTGCGGCTGGATACCGCCGAGGGGTTCTATCGACTCTGCGAACGCGCCGCGAACGACGACACACCGGAACTCGACGAGTCGGCCGTCCTCCGCACCGTCGCCGACGCCGGGGAGTTCGACAGCGTCTCCGCCCGGCGCGACGAACGCGAAACCTTCGGCGCCGTGTTGGGCAACGAGGGCGACGACCTCGATGCTGGCAACCGGAAGGTGCTCGCCATCCTCCGCGCCGGCATGGACGGGACGACCCCCGGCGAACTCCAGAGCGACGCATGGGTTATCCGGCAGAACGCCCTCCGGATGTTGGCAGCGTTGCGGGCCTTCTGCGAGCGCTTCGCCTCCCCCCGTGACGCCAACCTCGTCCGGCGCATCGAGGCCCGTGTCGAACACGGCATCAGCGCCGACGCCGTCGGCCTCACCGCCATCGAGGGCGTCGGCAAGGGCCGCGCCCAGAAACTCGCCAGCGAAGGACTGGAAACGCCCGCGGACGTCCGCGAGGCAGGCGTCGACGGCCTCGTATCGGCCGGCCTCTCGGAGGGCCTCGCCGAACGGGTCATCCAGCAGGCCGAGTCGCTGCCCGCCCTCTCCTTCGAGTGGAGCGGCGTCCCCGACTCGATTCCGAAAGGCGAGAACACGATGGCCGAACTGACGGTCAGGAACGCCGGCGACGGCGAACCGGCCGGGGTTCGCGTCACCGTCAACGGCGTCGAGATGTCCGAGGAGACGCGGTATCTCGGCGAGACGACGCTTCCGGTCGGCGTCTTCGGCGGCGACGCCGAGGAGTTGACCTACGAGGTGGAGGTCGCCTTCTCGGAACTCCCGCTGGTGCCGATTACCGACAGTCGAACCGTCAGCGTGGAGTAA
- a CDS encoding Rid family detoxifying hydrolase — protein sequence MSKETIHTDDAPAAVGAYSQATTNGDLVFTAGQIALTPDGESLADEPVDVQAEQALSNLEAVLEEAGTSLDNVLKTTVFLDDIEDFEAMNDTYASFFDDEPPARSAVEAGGLPKGMAVEIEAVATK from the coding sequence ATGAGCAAGGAGACGATTCACACCGACGACGCCCCTGCCGCCGTCGGCGCATACAGTCAGGCGACGACCAACGGCGACCTCGTCTTTACCGCCGGCCAGATTGCGCTGACGCCCGACGGCGAGAGCCTCGCGGACGAACCGGTCGACGTGCAGGCCGAACAGGCGCTGTCGAACCTCGAAGCCGTCCTCGAAGAGGCGGGCACCAGCCTCGACAACGTCCTCAAGACGACCGTCTTCCTCGACGACATCGAGGATTTCGAGGCGATGAACGACACCTACGCCTCCTTCTTCGATGACGAACCGCCGGCCCGCTCGGCCGTCGAGGCCGGTGGCCTGCCGAAGGGGATGGCCGTCGAGATCGAAGCCGTCGCGACGAAATGA
- a CDS encoding amidohydrolase, protein MSTLGITGGRVLLPDLSIREADVLADRDTGRIADVGDGLGGEADETLDADGSLVVPGLVNTHCHAAMTLLRGYADDKPLDAWLQEDIWPVEGAFDPEDVRAGARLGSVEMIRNGVTSVGDMYFHVPEVVAAFEEVGLRARVGHGIVTVGKDEADARADFEEGLAVARELDGTADGRIRTALMPHSLTTVDHELLETYVDRARDEGIPLHYHANETEDEVAPIVQERGVRPLEFADDLGMLESVDFIAHGVHTDGTEIELLADREVGVAHCPASNMKLASGIAPVQKMLDAGVTVGIGTDGPASNNDLDVFDEVRDAAMVGKLEAEDASAVAAPDVVNAATERGAEILGFDAGRIEEGALADFAVIDLDAPHLTPENDLVSHLAYAVRGSDVRHTVVGGEVLMEDREVRTLEVDPVRREASRHANEAIGRASE, encoded by the coding sequence ATGAGTACGCTGGGAATCACCGGCGGCCGCGTCCTGCTGCCCGACCTCTCGATTCGCGAGGCGGACGTGCTCGCCGACCGCGACACCGGCCGCATCGCCGACGTTGGCGACGGACTCGGGGGAGAAGCCGACGAAACGCTGGACGCCGACGGCAGTCTCGTCGTGCCGGGACTGGTCAACACCCACTGTCACGCCGCGATGACGCTGTTGCGGGGCTACGCCGACGACAAGCCGCTTGACGCGTGGCTCCAGGAGGACATCTGGCCCGTCGAAGGTGCCTTCGACCCCGAGGACGTTCGGGCGGGCGCCCGGCTCGGCTCCGTCGAGATGATTCGCAACGGAGTCACCAGCGTCGGCGACATGTACTTCCACGTCCCCGAAGTCGTCGCGGCCTTCGAGGAGGTCGGCCTCCGGGCCCGCGTCGGCCACGGCATCGTCACCGTCGGCAAGGACGAGGCCGACGCTCGCGCCGACTTCGAGGAGGGACTGGCCGTCGCCCGCGAACTCGACGGCACCGCCGACGGCCGCATCCGGACGGCGCTGATGCCTCACTCGCTGACGACGGTCGACCACGAGTTGCTGGAGACGTACGTCGACCGCGCGCGTGATGAGGGGATTCCCCTGCACTACCACGCAAACGAGACCGAAGACGAAGTCGCGCCCATCGTTCAGGAACGCGGCGTCCGGCCCCTGGAGTTCGCCGACGACCTCGGCATGCTGGAGTCGGTCGATTTCATCGCCCACGGCGTCCACACCGACGGGACCGAAATCGAGTTGCTGGCCGACCGCGAGGTGGGCGTCGCCCACTGTCCGGCCTCGAACATGAAACTCGCCAGCGGCATCGCACCCGTCCAGAAGATGCTCGATGCCGGCGTCACCGTCGGTATCGGCACTGACGGTCCCGCCTCGAACAACGACCTCGACGTCTTCGACGAGGTCCGGGACGCCGCGATGGTCGGCAAACTCGAAGCAGAGGACGCCAGTGCCGTCGCCGCACCCGACGTCGTCAACGCGGCAACCGAAAGAGGTGCCGAGATACTGGGCTTCGATGCCGGACGCATCGAGGAAGGCGCGCTGGCGGATTTCGCGGTTATCGACCTCGACGCGCCGCATCTGACGCCCGAAAACGACCTCGTTTCCCACCTCGCGTACGCCGTCCGCGGCAGCGACGTCCGTCACACCGTCGTCGGCGGCGAGGTGCTCATGGAGGACCGCGAGGTCCGGACGCTGGAGGTCGACCCCGTCCGCCGGGAGGCCTCGCGGCACGCGAACGAGGCTATCGGCCGGGCATCCGAGTAG
- a CDS encoding phenylalanine--tRNA ligase subunit alpha: MRLPETQVALLEAASATETKTVAQLAEELGEDPAAVTRAAFELEDDGLVAVEEHVAEEVSLTDEGETYLEDGLPELRLYEAAMDAGADEEAVPMGQLIGASGLEGPEVDIALSNFARKGLGKIDSGEVVAEPDAEAAEKNREAEALEAISGGNAGYIDAGILDRLESRGLIEREETTVRSVTLTDEGVTAMMEGVEVAETVGAVTPELLTSGEWEDVEFTEYNVEADAETVHGGKEHILRQTANRVKDVLVGMGFQEMEGPHADAEFWINDCLFMPQDHPARTHWDQFALDVPAMESIPEDLLERVEDAHRNGVGEDGDGYHSPWTPEVAKQVDLRGHTTSLSMRYLSGFAQGDLEPPQRYFSVEKVYRNDTLDPTHLLEFFQIEGWVMAEDLSVRDLMGTFTEFYEQFGITDIEFKPHYNPYTEPSFELFGKHPETGELIEIGNSGIFREEVVTPLGVECDVMAWGLALERLLMLMYGFEDIRDVHGTLCDLELLRNVEVVQ, translated from the coding sequence ATGAGACTCCCCGAAACGCAGGTCGCGCTGCTGGAAGCCGCCAGCGCGACCGAGACGAAAACGGTCGCACAGCTCGCCGAGGAGCTCGGCGAGGACCCCGCCGCCGTCACCCGCGCCGCCTTCGAACTCGAAGACGACGGGCTGGTGGCGGTCGAGGAACACGTCGCCGAGGAGGTCAGCCTCACCGATGAGGGCGAGACCTATCTCGAAGACGGCCTGCCGGAACTCCGCCTCTACGAGGCGGCCATGGACGCCGGCGCGGACGAGGAAGCCGTCCCGATGGGCCAACTCATCGGCGCGTCGGGCCTCGAAGGCCCGGAAGTCGACATCGCGCTGTCGAACTTCGCCCGGAAGGGCCTCGGGAAGATAGACAGCGGCGAGGTCGTCGCCGAACCCGACGCTGAGGCCGCCGAGAAGAACCGCGAAGCCGAGGCGCTCGAAGCCATCTCCGGGGGCAACGCCGGCTACATCGACGCCGGTATTCTCGACCGACTGGAATCCCGCGGCCTCATCGAACGCGAGGAGACGACCGTCCGCTCGGTGACGCTGACCGACGAGGGCGTCACCGCGATGATGGAGGGCGTCGAGGTCGCCGAAACCGTCGGCGCGGTCACACCCGAACTGCTGACCTCCGGCGAATGGGAGGACGTCGAGTTCACCGAGTACAACGTCGAGGCCGACGCCGAGACGGTCCACGGCGGTAAGGAGCACATCCTTCGACAGACCGCAAACCGCGTCAAGGACGTGCTGGTCGGGATGGGCTTCCAGGAGATGGAAGGCCCCCACGCCGACGCGGAGTTCTGGATCAACGACTGCCTGTTCATGCCGCAGGACCACCCCGCCCGGACCCACTGGGACCAGTTCGCGCTGGACGTCCCGGCGATGGAGTCCATCCCGGAGGACCTGCTGGAACGCGTCGAGGACGCCCACCGCAACGGCGTCGGCGAGGACGGCGACGGCTACCACTCGCCGTGGACGCCCGAGGTCGCAAAGCAGGTCGACCTGCGGGGCCACACCACCTCGCTGTCGATGCGGTACCTGTCCGGGTTCGCGCAGGGCGACCTCGAACCGCCCCAGCGGTACTTCAGCGTCGAGAAGGTCTACCGCAACGACACGCTCGACCCGACGCACCTGCTGGAGTTCTTCCAGATTGAGGGGTGGGTCATGGCCGAAGACCTCTCGGTGCGTGACCTGATGGGCACCTTCACCGAGTTCTACGAGCAGTTCGGTATCACTGACATCGAGTTCAAGCCCCACTACAACCCCTACACGGAGCCGAGTTTCGAACTGTTCGGCAAACACCCGGAGACGGGCGAACTCATCGAAATCGGCAACTCCGGCATCTTCCGTGAGGAGGTCGTGACGCCGCTGGGCGTCGAGTGTGACGTGATGGCGTGGGGCCTCGCCCTGGAGCGCCTGCTCATGCTGATGTACGGCTTCGAGGACATCCGCGACGTCCACGGGACGTTGTGTGACCTTGAACTGCTGCGGAACGTGGAGGTGGTGCAGTAA
- a CDS encoding phenylalanine--tRNA ligase beta subunit-related protein, producing MPVVDVDPDELRELTGKEDKSDEELKDDLFGLGLEFEGETEDGEFELEFAPDRLDRLSVEGIARSLRYHYGDDRGVYVPSTNDAQWTIEVEESVPEERPYVTGAIVRGAELDEEELESLIQLQEKLHATMGRKRAKGAIGVHDLTMLKPLGEGDENKRIVYRGVEPDEDKFVPLDDDSERTPAEVLAEHPIGDDYAPLVEDLDRYPAIYDAIGLFSFPPVINGQRTEVEAGSRDLFIEMTGTDQWTIDKMLNIVCYALEARGGKIEDVEVEYADETVVRPDLSTDTKTVSHDRIESLLGIDIAGTDVIDLLERAGLDAETNDDEIGGSDARTPDTANTGGVDETTEIETVPTRELEAESVAGIEDDESSGPDEDADELLYEVEIPPYRVDVLHPLDIVDDIGRSYGFNDLEPKYPDVSTVGGRHDRSRLEDAARDALVGLGFEDLLNFHMTNEEELFDRMGLDADDDALGAEDPATITEPYSEDYTVIRTWALPSLLMVLENNTHRAYPQDLAEIGLAAHVDTDEATNVAEHRTVAGVVARTDASYEDAKARLQAIARAFDKDLETPPTDHPSFISGRTAEVVLDGESVGVIGEVHPKVLVEHDLEVPVSGFEFELDALR from the coding sequence ATGCCCGTCGTCGACGTCGACCCCGACGAACTCCGCGAGTTGACCGGCAAGGAAGACAAGAGCGACGAGGAACTCAAAGACGACCTCTTCGGTCTCGGCCTCGAATTCGAGGGCGAAACCGAAGACGGCGAATTCGAACTGGAATTCGCGCCCGACCGCCTCGACCGCCTCTCAGTCGAAGGCATCGCCCGGTCGCTCCGCTACCACTACGGCGACGACCGGGGCGTCTACGTCCCGAGCACGAACGACGCCCAGTGGACCATCGAAGTTGAAGAGTCCGTGCCCGAGGAACGGCCCTACGTGACGGGCGCCATCGTCCGCGGTGCCGAACTCGACGAGGAGGAACTGGAGTCGCTCATCCAACTGCAGGAGAAACTCCACGCGACGATGGGCCGCAAGCGCGCGAAGGGCGCCATCGGCGTCCACGACCTGACGATGCTGAAACCGCTCGGCGAGGGCGACGAGAACAAGCGCATCGTCTACCGCGGCGTCGAGCCAGACGAGGACAAGTTCGTCCCGCTGGACGACGATTCGGAGCGGACGCCCGCCGAGGTGCTCGCAGAACACCCCATCGGCGACGACTACGCGCCGCTGGTCGAGGATTTGGACCGCTATCCGGCCATCTACGACGCCATCGGCCTCTTCTCGTTCCCGCCAGTCATCAACGGCCAGCGGACCGAGGTCGAAGCCGGGTCCCGCGACCTCTTCATCGAGATGACGGGCACCGACCAGTGGACTATCGACAAGATGCTCAACATCGTCTGCTACGCGCTGGAGGCGCGCGGCGGGAAAATAGAGGATGTCGAGGTCGAATACGCCGACGAGACGGTCGTCCGACCCGACCTCAGCACCGACACCAAGACGGTCTCCCACGACCGCATCGAGAGCCTCCTCGGTATCGACATCGCCGGCACGGACGTCATCGACCTGCTGGAACGTGCCGGCCTCGACGCCGAAACGAACGACGACGAAATCGGTGGTTCCGACGCCCGTACGCCCGACACCGCCAACACCGGCGGCGTCGATGAGACGACCGAAATCGAGACCGTCCCGACACGGGAGCTCGAAGCCGAATCGGTGGCCGGCATCGAGGACGATGAATCGAGCGGCCCCGACGAAGACGCAGACGAACTCCTCTACGAGGTCGAGATTCCGCCCTACCGCGTCGACGTGCTCCACCCGCTGGACATCGTCGACGACATCGGCCGCTCCTACGGCTTCAACGACCTCGAACCGAAGTATCCGGACGTCTCGACGGTCGGCGGCCGCCACGACCGCTCCCGACTAGAGGATGCCGCCCGCGATGCGCTCGTGGGGCTTGGCTTCGAGGACCTGCTGAACTTCCACATGACGAACGAGGAAGAGTTGTTCGACCGGATGGGCCTCGACGCCGACGACGACGCGCTGGGGGCCGAAGACCCGGCGACCATCACCGAACCCTACAGCGAGGATTACACCGTCATCCGGACCTGGGCGCTGCCCTCGCTGCTGATGGTCCTCGAAAACAACACCCACCGCGCGTACCCGCAGGACCTCGCGGAAATCGGGCTTGCGGCCCACGTCGACACCGACGAAGCGACCAACGTCGCCGAACACCGCACGGTTGCCGGCGTCGTCGCGCGAACCGACGCCTCCTACGAGGACGCCAAGGCGCGCCTGCAAGCCATCGCGCGTGCCTTCGACAAGGACCTCGAAACGCCGCCGACCGACCATCCGAGTTTCATCTCGGGCCGGACCGCCGAAGTGGTTCTCGACGGGGAGTCGGTCGGTGTTATCGGCGAGGTGCATCCGAAGGTGCTGGTCGAACACGACCTCGAAGTGCCGGTGTCCGGCTTCGAGTTCGAACTCGACGCACTTCGGTAG